Proteins encoded together in one Janthinobacterium tructae window:
- the bioB gene encoding biotin synthase BioB — MSHVQEAAKTVELHRPAARITVPEAATWPVADVLALFDLPFNDLMFKAQQTHRINFPDGDVELATLLSIKTGGCEEDCGYCPQAARYDTGVEAKKILDIDTVLDAARQAKANGATRFCMGAAWRSPKERDMEKVEEMVTKVKALGLETCATLGMLEEGQADRLKNAGLDFYNHNLDTAPEFYDNVISTREYQDRLDTLGRVREAGLKVCCGGIVGMGETRLQRAGLIAQLANLNPYPESVPVNHLVQVEGTPLFGLEALDPFEFVRTIAVARITMPKARVRLSAGRRQMGEAVQAMCFLAGANSIFYGDKLLTTDNPEAEDDRVLLGKLGLQTRGAMLDSVQKEKCGC, encoded by the coding sequence ATGTCTCACGTCCAAGAAGCAGCAAAAACCGTCGAACTGCACCGCCCTGCGGCGCGCATCACCGTGCCGGAAGCGGCCACCTGGCCCGTCGCCGATGTACTGGCCCTGTTCGACCTGCCATTCAATGACCTGATGTTCAAGGCCCAGCAAACCCACCGCATCAACTTCCCCGATGGCGACGTGGAACTGGCGACCCTGTTATCGATCAAGACGGGCGGCTGCGAAGAAGACTGCGGCTACTGTCCGCAAGCGGCCCGCTATGACACGGGCGTGGAAGCGAAAAAAATCCTCGACATCGACACGGTGCTCGACGCGGCGCGCCAGGCGAAAGCCAATGGCGCCACGCGCTTCTGCATGGGCGCCGCCTGGCGCAGCCCGAAAGAGCGCGACATGGAAAAAGTCGAAGAGATGGTGACCAAGGTAAAAGCGCTGGGCCTGGAAACCTGCGCCACTTTGGGCATGCTGGAAGAGGGACAAGCGGACCGCCTGAAAAACGCGGGCCTGGACTTCTACAACCATAACCTCGATACGGCGCCCGAGTTCTACGACAACGTCATCTCCACGCGCGAATACCAGGACCGTCTGGACACTTTGGGCCGCGTGCGCGAAGCAGGCTTGAAAGTGTGCTGCGGCGGCATCGTCGGCATGGGCGAAACGCGTCTGCAGCGCGCGGGCCTGATCGCCCAGCTGGCCAATTTGAATCCGTATCCGGAATCGGTGCCCGTCAATCACCTGGTGCAGGTGGAAGGCACGCCTTTGTTCGGCCTGGAAGCGCTCGATCCATTTGAATTCGTGCGCACGATCGCCGTTGCCCGCATCACCATGCCGAAGGCGCGCGTGCGTTTGTCCGCGGGCCGCCGCCAGATGGGCGAAGCCGTGCAAGCGATGTGCTTCCTGGCTGGCGCCAACTCCATCTTCTACGGCGACAAGCTGCTCACCACCGACAACCCGGAAGCGGAAGACGACCGCGTCTTGCTCGGCAAACTGGGCCTGCAGACGCGCGGCGCGATGCTGGACTCGGTGCAGAAAGAGAAGTGCGGCTGCTGA
- the bioD gene encoding dethiobiotin synthase produces MSLDDPIVAAVLADLAPAVQPAPAIAGLPSRFACFVTGTDTEIGKTLTSSALLHALVARGVRACGMKPVAAGAEMRDGELHNEDADSLIAAGNVTMLRSLTTPYMLKEAAAPHIAADLEGVSIESVPILAAYLEIAAASDAVVVEGVGGFRVPLSPGFDSADLAQQLDLPVILVVGMRLGCISQALLTLEAIEARGLTVIGWVANTLEVEMRFLDENIDALIERIPAPLLGRVPRLAQPSAQAAAAYLDFTGLPNWPAQHPNT; encoded by the coding sequence ATGAGCCTTGATGACCCTATCGTGGCGGCAGTGCTGGCGGACCTGGCGCCGGCCGTGCAGCCGGCTCCGGCCATTGCCGGCCTGCCATCGCGCTTTGCCTGTTTCGTCACCGGCACGGACACGGAAATCGGCAAGACCTTGACCTCGTCGGCCCTGCTGCACGCGCTGGTGGCGCGCGGCGTGCGCGCCTGCGGCATGAAGCCCGTCGCCGCCGGCGCCGAGATGCGCGACGGCGAGCTGCATAATGAAGACGCCGACAGCCTGATCGCCGCCGGCAACGTCACCATGCTGCGCAGCCTGACCACGCCCTACATGCTGAAGGAAGCGGCAGCGCCGCACATCGCCGCCGACCTCGAAGGCGTCAGTATCGAGTCGGTGCCGATTTTGGCCGCCTACCTGGAAATCGCAGCCGCCTCGGACGCCGTCGTGGTCGAAGGCGTGGGCGGTTTCCGCGTGCCGCTGTCGCCCGGCTTTGATTCGGCCGACCTGGCGCAGCAGCTCGATCTTCCCGTGATCCTCGTGGTCGGCATGCGTCTGGGTTGCATCAGCCAGGCCTTGCTGACGCTGGAAGCGATCGAAGCGCGCGGCCTGACGGTGATCGGCTGGGTCGCCAACACCCTGGAAGTGGAAATGCGCTTCCTCGACGAAAATATCGATGCGCTGATCGAGCGCATCCCGGCGCCGCTGCTGGGCAGGGTGCCGCGCCTGGCGCAGCCGAGCGCGCAAGCGGCGGCGGCGTATCTCGATTTCACCGGCTTGCCCAACTGGCCGGCGCAGCATCCCAACACTTAA